TCGGCGCTGGCCGCTGGGATGCGCTCGCCGCGCTCGACGCCACGCTCACCGAGCGCGCCTCCCACGCGCCCGCGCACGACGAGAAGCCCGGCTACACGCGACGCCTGCTCGGTGACAGGAACCTGCGCCTGAAGAAGCTGGGCGAAGAGGCCGCGGAGCTGGTGACGGCCTGCGCGGACGCTGACTCGAGCCGCGCGGTGGAGGAGGCCGCCGACCTGCTCTACCACCTGCTCGTCGCCATCAAGCCCCTGGGCCTCTCGCTCGAGGACGTGAAGGCCGTGCTCGCGCGTCGCGCGACGCCTCCCGTTTCAAGCAACACGAGATGAAGCCATCGCACTTCACGTGAAATCCACGCGGGGCTGTCCGGACATTCCACGTATCAGTCCCCGAATTCCGGACGTGTCAGCGTCGACCCAGCGGGATTTGTCCGTCACGGCTGCATCCTCACAGCAGCACTGCGACGAGGAGGTGATCGCACTGAGCAGTGACTCTCTTCAATGAAAGGAGTGTTCCTGCTACACATCCAGACGCGCGGCGCAGTGGAGAACGCCGGCCGGGCGCTTCTTGGAATCGAAACCGTCCGCCTCACCGGAGGCATCGTGAACGGCCCCACCACGTACAAGGCAGAGCTCATCGACCGAGTCATCTTCTCCCGCTGGCAGAATCCTCCGACCAAGGAGGATGTCGCGGCGATCCTGGCTCAGATGGAAGAGGCGGCGACGAGCCTCAACACGCGCCTCATCTACATCGGCTCCGTGAGCCCGAAGTCCAAGGTGCCCGACGCGAACGAGCGCACCATCCTCAACAACTTCCTGGTGGACGCGCGCAAGAAGTGTGTCGAGCAGGCGTGGCTCATCTACGAGGGCACGGACCTGCAGCACAACCTCCAGCGCGTCATCATCTCCGGCGTGCTCATCCTCACCCGCACCTTCGACAACTTCCTGTCGGTGGCGAAGTCGGGCGAGTCCATCGTCAAGGACGTGAGCACCGTCCTGAAGAAGGACGCGGCGCCCATCTTCCAGCTGGCCAAGGAGCGCGGCCTCGTCGCCTGAGGCCGCCCCGGCGCCGCTCACCGGGCGCCGAGTATCTCCATCTCCGCGAGCTGGCCGTCCGCGCTCTCCGGGAACACGCTGACCGCGTCCACGTCCACCAGCGGCACGGTCAGCACGCAGCGCTCCCACGCGCCCGTGCCCTGGTAGCGGCACACCGTGGGATTCACGAACGAGAAGCCTCCCTCCGGGTCCGCGAGCCCCACGCCCTTCGGGGTGCGCACGATGGCGCGCAGCGAGCCTGCGCCCTTCGCCCGGACGCTCACGCCCACCAGGTGCTTGAGCGTGGGCGCGTAGCCCGCGCGCAGCGCCCCATCCGCCGTCCAGCGCGAGGTCCTGGCCGCGTTGCTCACCGCGACGCGCGTGTTCTCGTCGCCGTCGAAGGCCTGGAAGCCCGGCTGCGCTCCGGTGACCTGGTCGGGCTTCACCGGCGCGGTCTCCACGCGCGGCCCGCTGGCGAGCGTCCGCAGCGTGGGCACCTTGTCCCCCTGCTGGAGCGCCGCCGCGCGCAGCACGGACACAGGAAGGTGCCCGGCGCCCTGGCAGCGGGGCGCCAGGCCCTCCAGGAGCGGAAGCACGGTCGCGGGCAGGGCGACGTCCGCCTGGGCGGCCGGGGCCAGCCCCAACCGGACGATGGTGTCACAGGCCCCCGCCGTGCCCGGCCCGGCGTGCTCCAGGTTCCACTGGAGCTCGGGGACCTCCGGCGCGCGGCCCACCGTGGCGTCCAGCAGGGCCTGACCCACGCGCTGCGCGCAGGGATTCACCCGGCCGGGGCACTGCTCGCACAGCGTGGCCAGGAGGCCCCGCAGCGGAGTGTCCACTCCCTGGCTGAACGGGGCCCGGGCGTTGAGGGCCGGGCCCAGCTCACAGGCGCGCGCGGTGGGCTCGGCGCAGGCCTTCAGTCGCGCTCGGGCGTCGTCCAGGACGCTGGGGACCTCGGGGGCGCGCAGGGCTGCGTCCAGGGCCCGCTCCAGGGCGAGACAGTCGGGTGACGGGAGCATCACGGGGGCAGCCGGGGAGGCGGCGGCCCGGGCGGGGGGACGCTCGGGCGGGGCAGCGCTCGTCACATCCGGGTGCGTCACGCACCACAGACGGCCGAAGGCGATGAGCCCCACGAGCATCAGCAGGAGGGTCCTGAGCGGGAAACGGCGCACGAGCAATCTCCTTGATTCCAACCGGGAGCGGGGGTTATCAGCCCCACCGGGTTCCATCCGCAAATAATGACGGAGGCATGCGTGGCTGAGACGTTCGACGTGGTGATCATCGGTTCGGGCCCTGGCGGCTACGTGGGCGCCATCCGCGCGGGGCAACTCGGGCTGAAGACGGCCATCATCGAGAAGGACAAGCGTCTGGGTGGCACGTGCCTCCACCGCGGGTGCATCCCCACCAAGTCCCTGCTGTGGACGGCGGAGCTGTTCCACCACGTCAAGGAGGCCGGGGACTTCGGCATCGACCTGTCGAGCCCGACGGTCAACTGGCCGAACGCGATGAAGCACAAGGACAAGGTCGTCACCAAGGGTGCCAACGGCATCGACTTCTTGATGAAGAAGAACAAGGTGACGGTCATCAAGGGCCACGGCCGCATCGCGGGCAAGGGCAAGGTGGAGGTCACCGCCGCCGACGGCACCAAGCAGGTGCTGGACGCCAAGAACATCATCATCGCGACGGGCTCGGTCCCCAAGTCCCTGCCGAACGTGCCGGTGGACCACAAGCGCGTGCTCAACAGCGACTCCATCCTGCAGATCGAGCGCATCCCCAAGAGCATCATCGTCCTGGGCGCGGGCGCGGTCGGCTGTGAGTTCGCGTCCATCTTCAACCACGTGGGCAGCAAGACGGCCATCGTGGAGTACCTGCCGGCGCTCCTGCCCATCGAGGACGCGGACATCTCCAAGGAGCTGGAGAAGATCTTCCGTCGCCGCGGCATCGACGTGCACACGGGCTCCGCGGTGGAGAAGGTGGAGCACACGGCGGACGGCGTGCGCGTCACGATGAAGGTCGGCAACGAGACCAAGACGCTGGAGGCGGAGATCCTCCTGTCGGCCGTGGGCCGCTCGCCGGTGACGGACGACGTGGGCCTGGACAAGACGTCCATCAAGACCGACCGCGGCTACATCAAGGTCGACTCGATGCTGCGCACCAGCGAGCCCAACGTCTACGCGGTGGGCGACGTCATCCCCACCCCGATGCTGGCCCACATGGCCAGCTCCGAGTGCGTGCTCGCCGTGGAGCACATCGCGGGGAAGAACCCGCAGCCTATCAACTACGACCTCACCCCGTCCGCCACGTACTGCTACCCCGAGGTCGCCTCGGTGGGCCTGACGGAGAAGAAGGCCAAGGAGCGCGGCTACGACGTCAAGATCGGCAACGCCCCGTTCGGCGCGGTGACGAAGTCCGCCATCACCAACGAGTCCACGGGCCTCATCAAGATCGTCTCCGACAAGAAGTACGACGAGGTGCTGGGCATCCACATCATCGGCCCGCACGCCACGGAGCTGCTCGCCGAGGCCTGCGTCGCGCTGAAGCTGGAGATCACCACCGAGGAGCTGGCGGGCACCATCCACGCCCACCCGACGCTCTCGGAGATCGTCCACGAGGGCGCCGAGGCCACGCTGGGTCACCCGCGCCACTTCTAGTCGGCGAGGGTAGAGGACGGGCGCCCCCATGGGTGCTCGCCAGGGCCGTCCCCGGAGCGAGCGCTTCGAGGGCGGCCTCGTGCTTTCCGGGGGCCAGGCACGACTCGCCAGGAGGGCCGGCAACAGGGCTGTCGGGCCGCTGGAGGGTTGGCGCGGGGGCCAGGGCGCTCTCACGGGGGCTGCCCGGCCGGGACGCGGGCATTAGTAGGGAGACGACGTGCGCGAAGGCCCTGCGGGTGCTAACGCCTCGCGTTAGAGGCTTCCCGCTTGAACGTCTTCCGCCCAAACCATAGAAGGCCCGCGACCCATGGCGACTCCTGACCGGTTCCCTCTCCCCCAGGTGACAGAGACGACCCGCAAGCCGGACTGGCTGAAGGTGCGCCTGCCTCACGGCGAAGGGTACGAGCGGGTGAAGGCCATCGTGAAGCGCACGAAGCTGGCCACCGTGTGCGAAGAGGCCCGCTGCCCGAACATCGCCGAGTGCTGGGGTGGCGGCACGGCCACGGTGATGTTGATGGGCGAGGTCTGCACGCGCGCGTGCCGCTTCTGCCACGTGAAGGTGGGCGCTCCGCCGCCGTTGGATCCGATGGAGCCCATCCACCTGGCCCAGGCCGTCAAGGAGATGGACCTGGAGTACATCGTCGTCACGTCGGTGAACCGGGATGACCGGCCCGACGGTGGCGCCAGCCACTTCGCCTCCGCGATTCGCGAGCTGCGCCGCGAGAGCCCGCGCACCATCGTCGAGGTGCTCATCCCCGACTTCAAGGGCGTGGAGAAGGACCTGGCCACGGTGGCCGAGGCCCGGCCGCACGTCGTCGCGCACAACGTGGAGACGGTGGAGCGCCTGACGCCGACGGTGAGAGACCGCCGCGCGAAGTACGCCCAGTCGCTGCGCGTGCTCGAGTACCTGAAGCACCGCCCCGAGGGCATCTACACCAAGACGTCCGTCATGGTGGGCCTGGGCGAGACGGACGCCGAGCTGGAGCAGACCTTCAAGGATTTGCGCGGCGTGGGCGTGGACGTGCTCACGCTGGGACAGTACCTGCAGCCCTCGCAGTACCACCTGCGCGTGGAGCGCTTCGTCACTCCGGCGCAGTTCGAGTCGTACAAGAAGCTGGCCGAGTCCTACGGTTTCCTCTACGTGGCCTCGGGTCCGCTGGTTCGTTCCAGCTATCGCGCCGCCGAGTTCTTCATGAAGGGCCTGATGGAGCGCGAGCGCCTGGAGCGGCTCGGCTGAGCGGGCCCGAATCGAGCCTTGACGCAACCCCCGTTCCTCTCGGAAAGACACCCCATGGCAACCTTCGAATTCAAGCTCCCCGACCTCGGTGAAGGCGTGATGGAGGGCGAGCTGGTCAAGTGGCACGTCAAGGCCGGCGACGTCGTCAAGGAAGACCAGGTGCTCGCCGAGGTGATGACGGACAAGGCCACCGTCACCGTCCCCAGCCCGAAGGCCGGTCGCGTCATCCAGACGCACGGCAAGGAAGGCGACATCGCGAAGGTGCACCACCCGCTGGTGACGATGGAGATCGAAGGCGCCGCGCCGGCCCAGGCCGCGGGCCACGGGGCTCCCGCTCCGGCCGCGCAGACGGCGGCTCCCGCGCAGGCGGCGGCGGCTGCGCCCGCGCAGGCGACGAAGGTGCTGGCGACGCCGGTGACGCGTCGGATGGCGCGTGAGCACGGGCTGGATTTGACGACCATCTCCGGCAGCGGTCCGCAGGGGCGGGTGACGAAGGCGGACGTGGTGGCGGCGCTGGAGGGCGGCGGCGAGCAGAAGAACGTGGTGGCGCCGGCCCAGGCGCGTCCCGCGGCGCCCTCCGTGTCGACGGGACGGTCGGACGAGCGCGTGCCGCTGCGGGGCCTGCGCAAGAAGATCGCCGAGAAGATGGTGCGCTCGAAGTTCACGATGCCGCACTTCGCCTTCGTGGAGGAAGTGGACGCGACGGAGCTGGTGGCGCTGCGTGCCCGGCTCAACGCGCAGCTGGCGGCGGTGGGCGACAACACGAAGATCAACTACCTGCCCTTCATCATCAAGGCGACCATCGCCGCGCTGAAGCGCTTCCCGCACCTGAACGCCAACTTCGACGAGGCGGCGCAGGAGCTGGTGGTGCGCGGCGAATACAACATCGGCATGGCGGTGGCGACGCCGGACGGCCTGACGGTGGCGGTGGTGAAGGACGCGGACCGGCTGACGCTGGCCGAGCTGGCGCGTGAGACGTCGCGCCTGGGTGTGGCGGCGCGCGAGCGCAAGCTGAAGATGGAGGAGCTGACGGGCGGCACCTTCACCATCACCTCGCTGGGGCAGACGGGCGGCCTGTTCGCCACGCCCATCATCAACCACCCCGAGGTGGGCATCATGGGCGTGCACAAGCTCAAGAAGCGCCCGGCGGTGGTGAAGGACCAGGTCGTCGTGCGCGACATGATGAACCTGTCGCTGTCGTGCGACCACCGCGTCATCGACGGCTCGGTGGCCGCGGAGTTCGTGTACGAAGTCATCAAGTACCTCGAGAAGCCGGACATGCTGTTCCTGGCGATGTCCTGAGGTTCCTGGAGGCGGGCCCGGTGAGCGGAGGCTCCCGGGCGCCTTGTCCACGGTAGGGCGTCCCGTGGGGTTGCCAGGGGACGGACCGCCCGCTCGACGGTGGTGTCCGTCGAGCGTTCGAGGTCGGGCGGTGGTCCTCCAAGCCGGTTAGGCTCTGTCGGTATGGCCGAGAACCCTCGCGAGCTGATCCGCGCCGCACAGTCCGCCGAGCTGAGCGGTGACGCGCCTCGTGCGGTGGAGCTGTTGTTCCAGGCCGCGACGCTCCTCCAGCGCGCGGGGAACGCACCTCGGGCGCTCCAGTTGCTGCGCCATGCGCGCCGACTGGATGAGTCCCGCACGGATGTCGCCGACGCGATGGCGCGGATCGAGCAGATGTCGGCGCAGGAGTCGTCGGCCTCTGCCATGGATGTTCAGTCATCGACCTCGTCGATGGGGCGCGATGAGGGAGTCTCGTCGTCGGAGCTGGCGCTGAGGCAGCGCCTCATCGAGGCCGCGCTGCGTGAGCAGGAGGAGCCTCGGCTCGCGGAAGCACAGGTCGAAGCCCCCGCGTGGGTGTTGGACACGGAGGTGAGCGAAGACCTTCAGCGCCTGGAGGCCCAGCTCTCTCGCGGGAGTGACTCGTCCGGGGCCGTGTGGCCTCGAGCGGATGACGACGACAGCGGAGGGGCCGCTCCTGAGCGGGCCGGACCGTCGTCGCGGGCGCGGAGCAAGGGCGCGGACGGCAGCGCGAGCGCTGCTGGGCCCTCGCGCGCGAGCGTCGGAGCGTGGCCTGACACCCGACCCGATGATGAGGGGCGCGGAGCTTCTCCAGGGCGGAGTGGAGCGTCGTCGCGGGACGGGAGCATGGACGACGACAGCGTGCGTCCTGGCGCGACGCGTGCCCAGGCCTCGAGTGTGTCGCCAGGGGACGAAGGGGGCGGGGCCCGAGCGTCGTCGCGGGACTGGATCATTGACGTGGACGACCTCGTGAGCGCCGATTCGACGTCTGGCGAGGGTTGGAGCGTGACGGCTGGCGTCTCGCCAGACTCCCGATTCATGGCGCGGAGCGCAGGTTCGCGAAGCCGTGCTCGGAGCGCTGGTGAGCGATTCATGGGTCGCCCTGGCGCTGACGATGCGTCCTGGAGTCCAGGGCTGCTCGATGAGTGGGAGGATCCGGTGACAGGCGAGTCCGGATCCATGGGCGCGTCGGGGGCGGCGGAGCCTGGACGCGCATCCGGGGAAGAGGATGAGACCTGGCTCCTCGGGGACGTGGGCGAGTCCGTGACCGCCGAGGCGAGCCAGCTTCGCCCCATGGGTGCAACGGACTCGGGTTTGTTCGGAGCGCCGCAGCGAGCGTTGTCAGACGAAATCGAGGGAGGCGACGACACGCAGCCCGAGCGTCGACGCAAGCCGCGCATCATCGAGCGTGGGCCCACTCGCGCGGACGTGACGCTGGATGCGTGGTGCTCGTTCTGCTGCCGACCCCGCGCGGAGATTGGCGAACTCGTCGCGGGACCGGCGGGCGCGTTCATCTGCAAGTCGTGCCTCACGGCCTCCGCATCCCTGCTGGGTGACTCCGTGCGCCCGATGCGTCCTCGGGTCGAGACATCGACTCCGACTCCGAATGCGCCGGACTTCATCGGCCAACCGGAGTCGCGAAGCGCGCTCGTCGATGCACTCCGCACGGGCGTCCGCTGCGTGCTGCTCATCGGCGCGGAGGGCTGTGGGAAGAGCACCTTGCTCCGGATGCTCCAGCGAGAAGGGCAGGGCGTGCTCACCACCGTCGACGCGCTCGCGGAGGCTCCGTCTTCCACGCCACTGTTCATCGAGGATGTGGCCTCACTGAGCCCCGAACATGAGCGCACCCTCGGCGTCTTCCTGGCCCGCGCCGCGAGGCCCACGGTGGTGCTCTGCGCGCGGGGCAAGGCACCGACGTCGAGCAAGCTCACCCTTCGTGCAGAGGGCGTCCGCCTCGACATCCCCACCACGGACTCACTGTCTCGCGCCGTGGGGGGCGCCCTCCCGATGAACATCCTGGAGCACGTCCAGCGCCTCGTGGGCCTGCGTCAGCCCACGCTCGCGGAATACAGGGACATGGCGCGGGCCCACCTCGCCTCGCGCGAGCACGGGACGACGTTGTCCGAGAAGGCCCTCTTGGTGCTCGTGGCGGAAGCCGCGCGCTCCCCTCGCGCGGGCCATGAGCTCCAGGCGCTCCTCCAGCGCATCCCCCCAGGCACCTGGGACCTCGACAAAGTCACGAAGCCGGCGCCTGCTCGCAAGGGGCGGCGCAAGAAGGGAACGTCGTGAACACCATCACCGTCTACCGGCTCGGCCGGGTGGAGTACGAGGACGGCCTCGAGCTCATGCGCCTCTTCGGCGACGCGCGTCGCGAGGGGCTCTGCTCCGATGCCCTGCTCCTCCTGGAGCACCCGCCCGTGCTGACCCTCGGCCGAGGCGCGAAGCGCGAGAACATCACCGCCTCCGACGCGAGCCTCTCCGCCGAGGGCGTGCAGGTCTTCGAGACCAACCGCGGCGGCGACGTCACCTACCACGGCCCGGGACAAATCGTCGGCTACCCCATCTTCCTGCTCCCCGAGTCGCGCCATGACGTGCGTCGCTACGTGCGCGACGTGGAGCGCTCCATCATGCAGGTGCTGTCCGAGTGGGGCATCACCGCCGGCCCCATCCCCAAGTGGCCGGGCGTGTGGATTGGCGAAGAAGGCGCTCCGGACGCGCGGAAGATCGCCGCCATCGGCGTCCACATCTCCCGCTGGCTCACCACGCACGGGTTCGCGCTCAACGTGAACACCAAGATGGAGCACTTCCGCTTCATCGTCCCGTGCGGCATCCGCGAGGCCGGCGTCACGTCCATGCAGCGCGAGCGCGGCAACGCCATCCCCGTGCCCGACGTGGAGGAGGCCCTCGCTCGCAGCTTCTGCGCCGTGTTCGACAGCGAGCGCGTGGATGCGCCGCCGCCCATGTCCACCGTCAGCGTCGCCGTGGTTCGCGGCCACGGCCCGGAGGCCCGCGTCCTGCTCGTGCGCCGTCGCCCCGAGCGCGGAGGCTTCTGGCAGGTCCTCACGGGTCGGGTGGAGTCCGGCGAGTCTCCCGCCCAGGCCGCCGCTCGCGAACTGGAGGAGGAGACCGGACTGCGCCTCACGCCCGAGGACCTCGGCTACCAGCACGCCTTCGCCATCGGCGAGACGCTGCCCCCCGTGCTCGCGCGTGAGAACGGCTTCGCCGTCCAGGCCCCTCCGGACGCGGAGGTCCGCCTGGGCCCGGAGCACGACACCTTCGAGTGGGTGGATGTCCCCACCGCCCTGGAGCGCCTGCCCTTCGTGGGGCTGCGCGAGACGGTGAAGCGCGCGGTGGCACGCCAGCGCGGCGCCTGAGCTACAGCGTGAGGACCATCGCCTCCTTGGCGGCGATGGCCTCCGGGCGGTGCTTGCGCACCTGCCGCAGCAGCTTGTCCATGGCCACGTCGTCGCGGGACGGGTCGTGGTGGAAGAGCACCAGCGTCTTGACCTCGGCCGCGTCCGCGGCGGCCACGGCGGCCTGCCACGTCGAGTGCCCCCAGCCCGTGCGCGCCGGCCCACAGCGGCCGTGGTACTCATCCTCCGTGTACATGGAGTCGTAGATGAACAGGTCCGCGCCGCGCGCGAACTCGAACATCGCCGCATCCATCTCGCTGCCGTGCTCCACGTCCGTCGCGTACACCACGGACCGGTCGCCACACTGCACGCGATAGCCCAGGGTGCCACCCGGGTGGTTCAGCTCCAGCCACCGCACCTTCGCGGGGCCCACCTGCAGCGTGTCCCCAGGCGCCAGGTCCCGGTACGTCAGCTTCGCGCGGAACGCGCCCTCGGCCGTCACCGGGAAGTAGGGCTGCACCATCTGCCCGCTGAGCAGCTCGCGCGTGCTGCGCCCGTTGCGCGCGGGCCCGTTCACCGTCAGCTCGCTCGTCGGCACGAAGATGGGCGCGAAGAAGGGCAGCCCCTGCAGATGGTCGTAGTGGTAGTGCGAGATGAAGATGTTGCCGCGCACCGGCGACGTGCCCGACGCCAGCAGCGCGTCACCCAGCGCGCGCGCGCCGGAGCCCAGGTCGAAGATGAGCAGCTCGTCCCCACACCGCACCTCCACGCACGGCGTGTTGCCACCGTAGCGCTTCGTCTGCGGACCCGGGGCGGGGATGGAACCGCGCACACCCCAGAAGCGCACCTCGAACGGCACGCGCGCCTGATTGCGCACGGCGGTGTTGCGCCGCCGCGCGGGCGTCTTCTCAGCCGGCCTTGGCTTCCGTGTCGTCGTCCTCGGCGAAGAGCTCAATCAGGTGCCCCGTACGCTCGCGCTTCGTCCTCAGGTAGTCGACGTTATGCGGATTGTGCTCGGTCCGGGAAGGGATTCGACGCAGGACCGGAATCCCTTCCTCCACCATCCCGGCGATCTTCAGCGGGTTGTTGGTGATGAGGTCCACCGAGCGTACGTCCAGCGAGCGCAGCATCTCCGCGGCGATGTCGTAGCTGCGCAGGTCATCCGCGAAGCCCAGCTGCCGGTTCGCCTCGTACGTGTCCAGCCCCTTGGCCTGCAGCGCGTACGCCTTGATCTTGTTCCCCAGGCCGATGCCCCGGCCCTCCTGACGCAGGTAGAGCACCACGCCCACGCCCCGCTGGGTGATGAAATCCAGCGCCCGGTCCAGCTGCTCGCGGCAGTCGCACTTGAGGCTGCCGAAGACCTCGCTCGTCAGGCACTCGGAGTGGATGCGCACCGGCACCCCCTCCACCCCCGACACACTCCCCGCGACGAGCGCCACGTGCTCCCGGCCATTGCGCTTGTCCCGGAAGACGATGGTCCTCAACGGTCCACGCCCCGTGGGGACGTCCGCCTCCGAGAACCGCTCCAGGTGCTGGGTGGGCTTTCGGGTCGGAAGGACCTGGGGTGAGCGAGTGTCCGACATGGTGTTCTGGTCTCCGGCTGCGAGGCCCCCTGTTTGGTGCCCCACGGAACGCAAGTCAAGGCGGACTCACCAACGGAGCCCACCCGGAATCGTGGAAAGGATGCGTGACGGACGCCTTCGGTTTCTCAAGCCCCCCAGGAGACGGGTAGCAACTCGACGCCGTCCCCATGAGACAAGCTGCTGGCTTCCCTCGGGAAGTGAAGCAGGTGTGTGGCGGAGGCCGCGGAGCGCAGCGCCCCGGACGTCTGGGTGGACAACGGCCGGGCCCACAGGCTTCCTTCCCGCCAGGTGGCCGTCACCCGCACGAAATGCGCCAGCCCCGGCGTCTTGGACAGCCGGCCGTCCAACCGCCCGGGCACCCGGGTGGGGGCCACGTCCGCGTGCCCCAGCAGGCGGCGCAGCGCGGGCCGGACGAACAGCTCGAACGTCACCAGCGACGACGTGGGGTTGCCGGGCAGGCCGAAGAACAGCGTGCTGCCGCGCTTGCCCACCACCAGCGGCTTGCCGGGCTTGATGGCCACGCGCCACAGGTGCTGCTCCACGCCCAGGGCCGCGAGGACCTCCTTCACGTAGTCCCGCTCGCCCACGGACACGCCCGCGCTGGTGAGCACCACGTCGAAGCCGTGGGCGCGAGACAAGGCCTCGCTCACCGAGTCCCGCGTGTCCTGCGCGATGCCCAGCAGGGACGGCAGCCCGCCCGCGCGGCGCACCGCCAGCGCCAGGGACGGGGCGTTGGTGTCGACGATGCGGCCCTTGGGCGGCTCATCGGCCCGGCACAACTCGTCCCCGGTGGAGAGGATGGCCACCCGGGGCGCGCGGGGAACGGGGATGGAGAGCTGGCCCTGGCCCCACAACAGCCCCAGCTCGGGGATGCCCAGGGGCGTGCCCCGGGCCAGCAGCAGGGCCCCCTCGTGGGCGTCCTCGCCCCGGGGCCGCACGAACTGGCCGGACTCCACGGCCTCCAGGATGTCCACCTGATCCGCGCCGCCGTTGGGGACGGGGCGGGCGCGCTCGCGCATCACCACCGCGTCGGCGCCGTCGGGCAGGGGGGCGCCGGTCATGATCCGCACGCAGGTGCCCGGGCGGACCTCGTGCCGGGGCGTGGCGCCCGCGTAGACCGTCTCCAACACGGGCAGTCTCACCGGCAGGGGACCCGCGAGGTCCGAGGCGCGCACCGCGTAGCCGTCCATGGCCGAGTTGTCCCAGGGGGGCAGGGTGCGCTGAGCCATCACGTCCTCCGCCAGCGTCCGGCCCAGGCCCTCGTCCAGGGACACCCACTCGGTGGCCAGGGAGGGAACCAGGGCCAGCACCCGGGCCCGGGCCTCGTCCTCCGGCAGCAGTGTCGCGGCGTCGTTCATGCGTGTGTTCTCCAGGGCTGTTCGCACCCAAAGTCCGAAGGAAAATCAAGTGTTAGTTTGACAGCCCTGCTGATCATCGTTACAAGCTCCAATCATCGCGAAGCCTGCCAGTCCTCCTGGGGGTGGCTTGGCAACCCGTTGAAAGTACACGGGAACTCTCAAGGAGACAGCGTCGATGGCCAAGCCCAAGTCCGGGGCCAAGAAGGCGACTCCCGCTGGAAAGACTGGCGCGAAGCCCGCCGCGAAGAAGGATAAATCCGCCCGGCTGGATCTGATCAAGAACGCGTCCAAGCGCGTCGCCACCTCGACGACGAAGGTGGTCAAGGCCGTCGCGGAGACGGTGACCAAGGGCGCGAAGTCCGCGGCGAAGAAGGCGGCCGCGGAGGTCGCCCCCGAGAAGGGCAAGGCCACCGAGAAGGTCGACAAGGCGGAGAAGACCGAGAAGGTCGCGGCGACGAAGAAGTCCGCCGCCAAGCCCGCTCCCGCCGCCAAGTCCGCCACGGCCAAGGCTCCGGCCGCCCCCGCGGCGAAGGCGCCCGCTGGGAAGGCCGCCGCTGGCAAGGCGGGCGCCAAGGCGTCCGCGCCCGCCGTCCCCGCCGTGGAGAAGCCCCGTCCCCGCGCCACCAAGCTGCCGCCCCCGGGCGAGCCGCTCACCAAGCGCGAGATGGAGCAGCTGCTCACCGCCGGCGAGGGCCGAGGCGTGACGGGTGAGGGCAGCCTCAAGGGCCGCCTGGTCGTCCTCAACGAGATGCCCAACCTGGTGGTGGTGGGGCGCGACAAGCGAGAGCTCACCTTCCT
The genomic region above belongs to Myxococcus guangdongensis and contains:
- a CDS encoding molybdopterin molybdotransferase MoeA, translating into MNDAATLLPEDEARARVLALVPSLATEWVSLDEGLGRTLAEDVMAQRTLPPWDNSAMDGYAVRASDLAGPLPVRLPVLETVYAGATPRHEVRPGTCVRIMTGAPLPDGADAVVMRERARPVPNGGADQVDILEAVESGQFVRPRGEDAHEGALLLARGTPLGIPELGLLWGQGQLSIPVPRAPRVAILSTGDELCRADEPPKGRIVDTNAPSLALAVRRAGGLPSLLGIAQDTRDSVSEALSRAHGFDVVLTSAGVSVGERDYVKEVLAALGVEQHLWRVAIKPGKPLVVGKRGSTLFFGLPGNPTSSLVTFELFVRPALRRLLGHADVAPTRVPGRLDGRLSKTPGLAHFVRVTATWREGSLWARPLSTQTSGALRSAASATHLLHFPREASSLSHGDGVELLPVSWGA
- the ribA gene encoding GTP cyclohydrolase II — encoded protein: MSDTRSPQVLPTRKPTQHLERFSEADVPTGRGPLRTIVFRDKRNGREHVALVAGSVSGVEGVPVRIHSECLTSEVFGSLKCDCREQLDRALDFITQRGVGVVLYLRQEGRGIGLGNKIKAYALQAKGLDTYEANRQLGFADDLRSYDIAAEMLRSLDVRSVDLITNNPLKIAGMVEEGIPVLRRIPSRTEHNPHNVDYLRTKRERTGHLIELFAEDDDTEAKAG